Proteins found in one Falsirhodobacter algicola genomic segment:
- a CDS encoding DNA polymerase III subunit delta', which produces MAEMTPLPEPDRIDGAPHPRETHVLFGHDAAERTFLDALTSGRLHHGWLISGPRGVGKATLAWRIARYLLAGDGPPDRLDIPEGHPTARRMSALSESRLFLLRRGANATGSALSADIRVDEVRKMKSFFSLSAADGGRRVAIVDAADELAPAGANALLKLLEEPPPGVILLLVSHQPSALLPTIRSRCRELRLAPLDAAPLSAALTAAGAEVEDPGPLAELGGGSVGEAMRLLNLDGLNLYAGLVRLLAGLPRLDRAQALALAELGAGRGNEARFDLIVGLIDRLLARMARAGTLGRTPPEAAPGEADLIERLSPTPAAALRWADLAQTLGLRARRGRAVNLDPAALLMDMILRIDETAAEVARSL; this is translated from the coding sequence ATGGCCGAGATGACGCCCCTTCCCGAACCCGACCGCATCGACGGCGCCCCCCACCCGCGCGAGACGCATGTGCTCTTCGGCCATGACGCCGCCGAACGCACCTTCCTCGATGCGCTGACGTCCGGGCGGCTGCATCACGGCTGGCTGATCAGCGGGCCGCGCGGCGTCGGCAAGGCGACGCTAGCGTGGCGCATTGCCCGCTATCTTCTGGCCGGGGATGGGCCGCCCGACCGTCTGGACATCCCCGAGGGCCATCCCACCGCCCGCCGCATGTCCGCCCTGTCCGAATCGCGTCTGTTCCTGCTGCGCCGGGGCGCCAATGCCACCGGATCGGCCCTCTCCGCCGACATCCGGGTGGACGAGGTGCGCAAGATGAAGAGCTTCTTCAGCCTGTCCGCGGCCGATGGCGGGCGGCGCGTCGCGATCGTGGACGCGGCGGACGAACTGGCCCCCGCCGGGGCCAACGCCCTTTTGAAGCTGCTGGAGGAACCGCCCCCCGGCGTGATCCTGCTGCTGGTCAGCCATCAGCCTTCGGCGCTTTTGCCCACCATCCGTTCGCGCTGCCGCGAATTGCGCCTTGCCCCCTTGGATGCGGCCCCGCTCAGCGCGGCGCTGACGGCGGCGGGCGCGGAGGTGGAGGACCCCGGCCCGCTCGCCGAACTCGGCGGCGGCTCCGTCGGCGAGGCGATGCGCCTTCTGAACCTCGACGGGCTGAACCTCTATGCCGGGCTGGTGCGGCTGCTGGCGGGCCTGCCGCGGCTGGACCGTGCGCAGGCGCTGGCGCTGGCCGAACTCGGCGCCGGGCGCGGCAACGAGGCGCGCTTCGATCTGATCGTCGGCCTGATCGACCGCCTTCTGGCGCGCATGGCCCGCGCCGGCACGCTGGGCCGCACCCCGCCCGAGGCCGCCCCCGGCGAGGCCGATCTGATCGAACGCCTGTCCCCGACCCCGGCCGCGGCCCTGCGCTGGGCCGATCTGGCGCAGACGCTGGGCCTGCGCGCGCGGCGCGGCCGTGCCGTGAACCTTGACCCGGCCGCGCTTCTGATGGATATGATCCTAAGGATCGACGAGACGGCGGCCGAGGTCGCACGGAGCCTATGA
- the tmk gene encoding dTMP kinase has translation MTFISFEGIDGSGKSTQARRLAEALRARGHAVTLTREPGGSPGAEDIRRMVLEGEAERWSARTELLLFTAARRDHLEKTIQPALDRGEIVITDRFADSTRMYQGLRGGLEDQVDILHASMIGVEPDLTVLIDIPAETGLGRARARHGGEQRFEDMGLGLQRQMRDGFLRLAAAPRFQIIDGTGDPDAVAQDVLGAVLARLPL, from the coding sequence GTGACGTTCATCAGCTTCGAGGGCATCGACGGGTCGGGCAAGTCCACGCAGGCCCGGCGGCTTGCGGAGGCCCTGCGCGCGCGCGGCCATGCCGTCACGCTGACGCGCGAACCCGGCGGCAGCCCCGGGGCCGAGGACATCCGCCGCATGGTGCTGGAGGGCGAGGCCGAACGCTGGTCCGCCCGCACCGAACTGCTGCTCTTCACCGCCGCGCGGCGCGATCATCTGGAAAAGACCATCCAGCCCGCGCTGGACCGGGGCGAGATCGTCATCACCGACCGCTTCGCCGACAGCACCCGCATGTATCAGGGCCTGCGCGGCGGGCTGGAGGATCAGGTCGATATCCTCCACGCCTCCATGATCGGGGTGGAGCCGGACCTGACGGTGCTGATCGATATTCCCGCCGAAACCGGCCTTGGCCGCGCCCGTGCCCGCCACGGCGGCGAGCAGCGGTTCGAGGATATGGGCCTTGGTCTGCAACGCCAGATGCGCGACGGGTTCCTGCGCCTTGCCGCCGCGCCGCGTTTTCAGATCATCGACGGCACCGGCGATCCGGACGCCGTGGCGCAGGATGTTCTGGGCGCCGTGCTGGCGCGCCTGCCGCTCTGA